A genomic stretch from Sphingorhabdus pulchriflava includes:
- a CDS encoding trypsin-like peptidase domain-containing protein, translating to MTIVRYAYGVTALLLLSGSAFALSTGNAGPVPAPGPVTIAQSGLAPRGAPNSFADLAAQLQPAVVNIATKQKVQVATSFNPFTGERRPVTQEQQSGGSGFFISADGLIVTNNHVIAGGPKGDAVDEVSVTLFDGREFKAEIIGRDATSDLALLKVKVTGVPFVEMQTSESNRVGDWVIAIGNPLGLGSTVTAGIISALQRNIGAGGAYDRFIQTDTAINPGNSGGPLFNLDGKVIGINNRLISPVGANIGVGFAIPAEEAIPVIDSLRKGVRPERGYLGIGIQPVGADMADALGIDKNKGEFVTRIVKDEAADKAGLKEGDIVLKVNGRDVTPDDTLSYIVANIKPGTKIPLDILREGKPMRITATVGTRPTEEKLAQSNFDPDENKDFDQKGDDADTKAIRDALGVSVIPLDPEIARQLGMGTDIKGVVVDIPGAGSAAQAGIRRGDVIVSVNYKAVTTTAQFAAAVSEAKKAGRSAVLLGVKRRGAPTQYATVRLDD from the coding sequence ATGACTATCGTGCGTTATGCTTATGGAGTTACTGCTCTGCTTCTGCTTTCGGGTAGCGCCTTTGCGCTTTCGACCGGAAACGCAGGGCCGGTTCCCGCTCCGGGTCCCGTTACGATTGCACAATCGGGCCTTGCCCCGCGCGGTGCGCCGAACAGCTTTGCTGATCTGGCAGCCCAGCTGCAGCCCGCCGTGGTCAATATCGCGACCAAGCAGAAGGTTCAGGTTGCGACCAGCTTCAACCCCTTCACTGGCGAACGCCGCCCAGTCACGCAGGAACAGCAGAGCGGCGGTTCGGGCTTTTTCATCAGCGCCGACGGCCTGATCGTCACCAACAACCATGTGATTGCAGGTGGTCCGAAGGGCGATGCGGTTGACGAAGTCAGCGTAACCCTGTTCGACGGGCGCGAGTTCAAAGCCGAAATCATTGGTCGCGACGCGACATCGGACCTTGCCTTGCTCAAGGTCAAGGTGACCGGTGTGCCCTTCGTCGAAATGCAGACATCGGAAAGCAATCGCGTTGGTGACTGGGTGATTGCCATTGGCAACCCGCTTGGCCTTGGCAGCACGGTCACCGCCGGTATCATTTCGGCCCTGCAGCGCAACATTGGCGCAGGCGGTGCCTATGACCGCTTCATCCAGACCGACACCGCGATTAACCCCGGCAATTCGGGTGGCCCGCTGTTCAACCTCGACGGCAAGGTCATCGGCATCAACAACCGCCTGATTTCGCCGGTCGGCGCAAATATCGGTGTCGGTTTTGCCATCCCCGCCGAAGAAGCCATCCCCGTCATCGATTCGCTGCGCAAGGGCGTGCGTCCCGAGCGTGGATATCTGGGCATTGGGATCCAGCCTGTGGGTGCCGACATGGCCGATGCCCTGGGCATCGACAAGAACAAGGGTGAGTTCGTCACCCGCATCGTCAAGGATGAAGCCGCCGACAAGGCCGGCCTGAAAGAGGGCGACATTGTTCTAAAGGTCAATGGCCGTGACGTGACCCCCGACGATACGCTGTCCTACATTGTCGCCAACATCAAGCCGGGCACCAAAATCCCGCTCGATATCCTGCGCGAGGGCAAGCCGATGCGGATTACCGCAACCGTTGGCACACGCCCGACCGAAGAGAAACTGGCGCAAAGCAATTTCGATCCGGACGAAAACAAGGATTTCGACCAGAAGGGCGATGATGCCGATACCAAGGCCATCCGTGACGCGCTGGGCGTTAGTGTCATTCCGCTCGACCCCGAAATCGCCCGCCAGTTGGGCATGGGGACCGATATCAAGGGTGTCGTCGTCGACATTCCGGGCGCAGGCTCGGCGGCGCAGGCCGGGATCCGGCGCGGCGACGTAATCGTCTCGGTCAATTATAAGGCTGTGACCACCACCGCGCAATTTGCCGCTGCAGTCAGCGAAGCCAAAAAGGCCGGTCGCAGCGCCGTGCTGCTCGGCGTCAAGCGCCGCGGCGCGCCGACACAATATGCAACGGTACGGCTGGACGACTGA
- a CDS encoding DUF808 domain-containing protein — protein MPSGLAALLDDIATIAKVAAASVDDVAAAAGKAGSKAAGVVIDDTAVTPQYVTGFTPDRELPIIWRIAKGSLFNKIIIILPVALLLSFFLPWAITPLLMLGGAFLCFEGAEKVLEKLMPHEEETLADEFAEVCSKTHEENMVKGAVRTDFILSAEIMAIALNEVKGLAETSIWLEAAVLALVAVVITIAVYGVVGFIVKMDDIGLHMAQRENGATQALGRGLVKGMPKLMTFLSVVGTAAMLWVGGQIIVHGFGLHPAEWFGLHEGALAWIVDAGLSGVAGLAIGAIIVGVHHLWAARKKA, from the coding sequence ATGCCATCCGGTCTCGCCGCGCTTCTCGACGATATCGCCACCATTGCCAAAGTCGCTGCCGCATCGGTTGATGATGTTGCAGCCGCAGCCGGCAAAGCAGGCAGCAAGGCTGCTGGCGTCGTTATCGATGATACCGCCGTTACCCCGCAATATGTTACCGGCTTCACCCCCGACCGCGAACTGCCGATCATCTGGCGCATCGCCAAGGGATCGCTGTTCAACAAGATTATCATCATCCTGCCGGTGGCGTTGTTGCTCAGCTTCTTCCTGCCATGGGCGATAACCCCGCTGCTAATGCTTGGTGGCGCGTTCCTTTGCTTCGAAGGGGCGGAAAAAGTCCTCGAAAAACTGATGCCGCATGAGGAAGAGACGCTGGCCGACGAATTTGCCGAAGTCTGCAGCAAGACCCATGAAGAGAATATGGTGAAGGGCGCAGTGCGCACCGACTTCATCCTGTCTGCCGAAATTATGGCGATTGCCTTGAACGAAGTGAAAGGCCTCGCTGAAACCTCAATCTGGCTGGAGGCCGCCGTGCTGGCACTGGTCGCGGTTGTAATCACAATTGCTGTTTATGGCGTCGTTGGTTTCATCGTGAAAATGGACGATATCGGCCTGCACATGGCGCAGCGCGAAAATGGCGCGACACAGGCGCTGGGCCGCGGACTGGTAAAAGGCATGCCCAAATTGATGACCTTCCTTTCGGTGGTAGGTACCGCGGCGATGCTGTGGGTCGGTGGACAAATTATCGTCCACGGCTTTGGCCTGCACCCCGCCGAATGGTTCGGCCTGCACGAAGGCGCGCTGGCGTGGATTGTTGACGCAGGGCTATCCGGTGTCGCGGGGCTGGCGATTGGTGCCATCATTGTGGGCGTGCACCATCTGTGGGCAGCGCGCAAAAAGGCTTAG
- the hemH gene encoding ferrochelatase: MMLPASHPPVAAPKVGVLLVNLGTPDAPNTAAVRRYLAEFLSDRRVVEIPSLIWKPILHGIILRTRPAKSAANYAKVWMDEGSPLAVYTNRQASALQSRLGSAIDVRVAMRYGQPAIASQLSAMKADGCNRILVAPLYPQYSGATTATVVDEVGRALAAMRWQPALRTLPAYHDDPAHIAALATRLKTQLAELDFEPDAIVASFHGMPERTLQLGDPYHCHCQKTARLLSEALGKPLTIAFQSRFGRAKWLEPSTEDTIKRLANEGKKRVAIFAPGFSADCLETLEELAMLGMEQFEEAGGEHYAYLPCLNDSEPGMDMLETLIRRELSGWL; encoded by the coding sequence ATGATGTTACCAGCCAGCCATCCCCCCGTTGCAGCCCCCAAAGTCGGTGTGCTGCTGGTCAATCTCGGTACGCCCGATGCCCCTAATACGGCGGCGGTGCGCCGCTATCTGGCGGAATTCCTTTCCGACAGACGTGTGGTCGAAATCCCGTCATTGATCTGGAAGCCCATATTGCACGGCATCATCCTGCGCACGCGACCGGCCAAGTCAGCTGCGAACTATGCCAAGGTCTGGATGGATGAAGGCTCGCCGCTCGCAGTTTACACAAACCGGCAGGCTTCCGCATTGCAAAGCAGGCTGGGCAGCGCAATCGATGTCCGCGTCGCGATGCGCTATGGGCAGCCCGCTATCGCTTCACAGCTGTCCGCAATGAAGGCTGATGGCTGCAACCGCATCCTCGTTGCACCGCTCTATCCGCAATATTCGGGTGCGACCACCGCGACTGTCGTTGACGAAGTTGGACGCGCGCTCGCGGCGATGCGCTGGCAACCGGCATTGCGGACTTTGCCCGCCTATCATGACGATCCGGCGCACATTGCGGCACTGGCAACCCGGTTGAAGACGCAACTGGCCGAGCTTGATTTTGAACCTGACGCGATTGTCGCCAGCTTCCACGGCATGCCCGAACGGACGCTGCAACTGGGCGACCCCTATCATTGCCATTGCCAAAAGACGGCGCGCCTGCTTTCCGAAGCATTGGGCAAGCCGCTGACCATCGCCTTCCAGTCACGCTTTGGCCGCGCTAAATGGCTTGAGCCGTCGACCGAAGACACCATCAAGCGGCTGGCGAACGAAGGCAAAAAGAGGGTCGCCATTTTCGCGCCCGGCTTCTCCGCCGATTGCCTCGAAACACTCGAAGAGCTGGCGATGCTGGGTATGGAGCAATTCGAGGAAGCAGGCGGGGAGCATTATGCCTATCTGCCGTGCCTCAATGACAGCGAACCCGGCATGGACATGCTTGAAACCCTGATTCGGCGGGAACTTTCCGGCTGGCTGTGA
- a CDS encoding M20 metallopeptidase family protein, translating into MTLTDTPWREDAENLLPDLVELRRAIHREPELGLQNPKTLAKIKAALAGLPLEFREGPSTTGLLAILRGPSNGRTVLLRGDMDALPLHEDTGLDFASETTGAMHACGHDTHVAMLVGAAKMLCARKEQLTGTVYFMFQPGEEGHHGARFMLDDGLLDPLPDAAFALHIMPNAPHGIFTGRAGPLLASSDVLSIKITGKGGHASMPHDAVDPIPVACEIVSAIQTMVTRKVSVFDPAVITIAKIEAGTTNNIIPETANLLGTIRTLSPRRRAMVAEELQRLAPGIAAAHGCEAQVHIEQGFPVTLCDDRAVRFGQEVVESTFGAESWMTLDAPIMGAEDFAYVLEKVPGAMFFLGASHEGDDWRQCCGLHSNRMVLDESVMAKGAALHAAIAERFLAEGFDS; encoded by the coding sequence ATGACGCTGACCGACACCCCTTGGCGTGAAGACGCCGAAAACCTCCTTCCCGATCTGGTCGAACTCCGCCGTGCGATCCATCGCGAGCCCGAGCTTGGCCTGCAGAACCCCAAAACGCTGGCGAAGATAAAAGCCGCACTCGCCGGGCTTCCGCTTGAGTTTCGTGAAGGGCCTTCGACAACAGGCTTGCTCGCCATTTTACGCGGCCCTTCAAATGGCCGCACCGTGTTACTGCGTGGCGATATGGATGCGCTTCCGTTGCACGAGGATACAGGCCTCGACTTTGCATCCGAAACTACCGGCGCGATGCACGCCTGCGGACATGACACACACGTCGCCATGCTGGTGGGTGCGGCAAAAATGCTGTGCGCACGCAAAGAGCAACTGACCGGCACTGTCTATTTCATGTTCCAGCCGGGCGAAGAGGGCCATCATGGCGCCCGCTTCATGCTCGACGACGGCTTGCTCGACCCGCTGCCCGATGCGGCCTTTGCCCTCCACATCATGCCCAATGCACCGCACGGGATTTTCACCGGACGTGCCGGGCCGCTGCTCGCCTCATCCGACGTCCTGTCGATCAAGATTACCGGCAAGGGGGGCCATGCCTCTATGCCGCACGACGCGGTTGACCCCATTCCGGTCGCCTGCGAAATCGTCTCTGCGATCCAGACGATGGTGACGCGCAAGGTTTCGGTGTTTGACCCCGCAGTCATTACCATTGCCAAGATAGAAGCGGGGACGACCAACAACATCATTCCCGAAACCGCCAACCTGCTCGGTACAATCCGGACACTCAGCCCACGCCGCCGCGCGATGGTGGCAGAAGAATTGCAGCGCCTCGCCCCCGGCATTGCTGCCGCGCACGGATGCGAGGCGCAAGTGCATATCGAGCAAGGCTTTCCAGTCACGCTATGCGACGACCGCGCGGTTCGTTTCGGGCAAGAGGTGGTTGAATCCACCTTCGGTGCCGAAAGCTGGATGACGCTCGACGCCCCGATCATGGGGGCTGAGGATTTCGCCTATGTGCTTGAGAAGGTTCCCGGTGCCATGTTCTTCTTAGGCGCCAGTCATGAAGGCGATGATTGGCGGCAATGCTGCGGACTACATTCGAACCGCATGGTGCTCGATGAAAGCGTGATGGCGAAAGGCGCGGCTCTTCATGCTGCAATTGCCGAACGCTTCTTGGCTGAAGGCTTTGATTCCTGA
- the hflK gene encoding protease modulator HflK translates to MSNEGKGPWDAPDNGDTKGQGGTPQPTSANGGNGNDAQPSSPWEPSPQRGPNARGPSLEDLFRRKAGGGGGGFGGLPQRPDGKSWWPIVAGGLVAIWLLWTSVHRIGPEQEGVVTLFGSYSRTVQPGIALTLPAPIERLEKVDTQQIRTTSIGSVRANAENLVLTKDQNLVDMAYDIRWSIKDPELYLFQLDQPDASVQEVAESAMRAAVANFNLIQAIGGSRSEIEAQVRQRMQAILDEYRSGVMVRSISIRESDPPAEVNDAFREVNASQQRRESYLNDARAYASRVTELALGETAEFDKIYEQYKTAPEVTRRRIYYETMEQVLSKVDKTIVESGSVTPYLPLPEIQRRAASAATDTVTVTGKKQ, encoded by the coding sequence ATGAGTAACGAAGGCAAGGGGCCATGGGACGCTCCAGACAATGGCGACACCAAGGGTCAGGGCGGAACGCCTCAACCCACATCGGCTAATGGTGGAAACGGCAATGATGCCCAACCCTCCAGCCCATGGGAGCCCAGCCCGCAGCGCGGACCGAATGCGCGTGGGCCCTCACTCGAAGATCTTTTCCGCCGCAAGGCCGGTGGTGGCGGAGGCGGCTTTGGCGGCCTTCCGCAGCGCCCCGATGGCAAGAGCTGGTGGCCGATCGTCGCAGGCGGTCTGGTTGCAATCTGGCTGCTCTGGACCAGCGTTCACCGCATCGGCCCGGAACAGGAAGGCGTCGTCACCCTGTTCGGCAGCTATTCGCGCACCGTTCAGCCCGGTATCGCGCTGACCCTGCCCGCCCCGATCGAGCGGCTTGAAAAGGTCGATACGCAGCAAATTCGCACCACCTCCATCGGTTCGGTTCGGGCAAATGCGGAAAATCTGGTGCTGACCAAGGACCAGAATCTGGTCGACATGGCCTATGACATTCGCTGGTCAATCAAGGATCCGGAACTGTATCTGTTCCAGCTCGACCAGCCCGATGCCAGTGTGCAGGAAGTCGCTGAAAGCGCCATGCGTGCAGCGGTGGCCAATTTCAATCTTATCCAGGCCATCGGTGGCAGCCGGTCCGAAATCGAAGCGCAAGTGCGCCAGCGGATGCAGGCAATTCTCGACGAATATCGGTCGGGCGTGATGGTCCGCAGCATTTCGATCCGCGAATCCGACCCGCCGGCCGAGGTCAATGACGCCTTCCGCGAAGTGAACGCGTCGCAGCAGCGCCGCGAAAGCTATCTGAATGACGCCCGTGCCTATGCCAGCCGCGTGACCGAGCTGGCGCTGGGTGAAACGGCTGAATTCGACAAGATTTACGAGCAATATAAAACCGCGCCCGAAGTGACGCGGCGTCGTATCTATTATGAAACCATGGAGCAGGTTTTGAGCAAGGTCGACAAGACCATCGTGGAAAGCGGCAGCGTGACCCCTTATCTGCCGCTTCCCGAAATTCAGCGCCGTGCGGCGTCAGCCGCGACCGATACCGTGACCGTAACGGGGAAGAAGCAATGA
- the hflC gene encoding protease modulator HflC — MSTTFLQNPVVLGAIGIGSLVLLGSSVSVVPETQQAIISSFGQVQRVVNAYKEKETFGNTNAGLTFRIPFVEQIQYIDKRVLSVEMERQEVLSTDQLRLQVDAFARFRVTKPTVMYRTIRTEDRLREQLRTILGSSLRNELGRRSFATMLSPERGEVMENVQRSLNREARKYGAEIIDVRIKRADLPDGAPLKSAFQRMRSARQQEAIAIDAEGQKEAQIIRANAEAEAARIYAASYGKDPEFYDFYRGMQSYRRTFVQEGQDGAGKTTFVLSPNNDYLRKFREGR, encoded by the coding sequence ATGAGCACTACATTCCTCCAAAACCCGGTAGTTCTAGGTGCGATCGGCATAGGGAGCCTGGTCTTGCTGGGCAGTTCCGTGTCCGTCGTTCCCGAGACGCAGCAAGCGATTATTAGCAGCTTTGGTCAGGTGCAGCGCGTTGTAAATGCTTACAAAGAAAAGGAAACATTCGGCAATACCAACGCCGGACTGACATTCCGCATCCCCTTTGTCGAGCAGATCCAGTATATCGACAAGCGGGTTCTCAGCGTCGAAATGGAACGGCAAGAGGTGCTGTCCACCGATCAGTTGCGCTTGCAGGTTGATGCTTTTGCCCGTTTTCGTGTGACCAAGCCCACAGTGATGTACCGCACCATTCGCACCGAAGACCGGTTGCGCGAACAGCTCCGGACAATTCTCGGTTCGTCGCTCCGTAACGAGCTTGGCCGTCGCTCCTTTGCGACCATGCTCAGCCCGGAACGCGGCGAGGTGATGGAAAATGTCCAGAGATCGCTGAACCGCGAAGCCCGCAAATATGGTGCGGAAATCATCGACGTGCGCATCAAGCGCGCCGACCTGCCCGATGGCGCACCGCTCAAATCCGCATTCCAGCGGATGCGCAGCGCGCGTCAGCAGGAAGCAATCGCGATCGATGCCGAGGGCCAGAAGGAAGCGCAGATCATTCGCGCCAATGCCGAAGCCGAAGCAGCACGCATTTATGCCGCCAGCTATGGCAAGGATCCGGAATTCTACGATTTCTATCGCGGAATGCAGTCCTATCGCCGCACCTTCGTCCAGGAAGGGCAGGATGGCGCAGGCAAGACCACGTTCGTGCTGTCGCCAAATAATGATTATTTGAGGAAATTTCGTGAAGGCCGCTGA
- the phbB gene encoding acetoacetyl-CoA reductase produces the protein MTRIAVVTGGTRGIGEAISLKLKEKGRFVIANYGGNDAAAKEFSDRTGIAVRKWDVGNHQACLDACAAIEAEFGPVDIMVNNAGITRDATMVKMTFEQWDEVIRVDLTGCFNMAKAVFAGMRERKWGRIVNVGSVNGQGGQIGQVNYAAAKSGIHGFTKSLAMEGARFGVTANAIAPGYIATEMLATIPDNVMEKIVAQIPIGRLGQADEIARGVEFLTSDNAGFITGSTLSINGGQHMY, from the coding sequence ATGACGCGCATTGCGGTGGTTACCGGTGGCACACGCGGTATTGGTGAGGCAATCAGCCTGAAGCTGAAGGAAAAGGGGCGCTTTGTCATCGCCAACTATGGCGGCAATGATGCAGCCGCCAAGGAATTTTCCGACCGCACCGGGATTGCCGTCCGCAAATGGGATGTCGGCAATCATCAGGCTTGCCTTGACGCATGCGCAGCCATCGAAGCCGAGTTCGGTCCCGTCGACATCATGGTCAACAATGCGGGCATCACCCGCGACGCAACGATGGTCAAAATGACATTCGAGCAATGGGATGAGGTTATCCGCGTCGACCTGACCGGTTGTTTCAACATGGCCAAAGCAGTGTTTGCCGGAATGCGCGAACGCAAATGGGGGCGTATCGTCAATGTCGGCTCGGTCAACGGGCAGGGCGGGCAGATCGGCCAGGTCAATTATGCGGCGGCCAAGTCGGGCATTCATGGCTTCACCAAGTCGCTGGCAATGGAAGGCGCGCGTTTCGGCGTCACCGCCAATGCCATTGCCCCGGGCTATATCGCGACCGAAATGCTCGCGACGATCCCTGACAATGTGATGGAAAAGATTGTCGCGCAGATTCCCATAGGCCGCCTCGGTCAGGCCGACGAAATCGCCCGCGGCGTGGAGTTTCTAACCAGTGACAATGCCGGCTTCATCACCGGATCGACCCTGTCGATCAATGGCGGGCAGCATATGTATTGA
- a CDS encoding Mrp/NBP35 family ATP-binding protein: MVDVQKIQSAIEQVAGERASGLKLADDKVSLVLDVAGLGAQQREQLAQELHRVMEAAAPGCAIRILQTAERIVPRLIAVASGKGGVGKSTLSTNLAVAMRRAGRAAGLVDADIYGPSQPRLLGVEGVKPEAEGKKLVPTVGAGGVPFLSMGQLAAPGQAIAWRGPMAGQALSQLVDAVWGDVRDIVVDMPPGTGDIQLSMIQKHKPVGAVIVSTPQDLALMDATRAIAFFETAKVPIIGLVENMAGYVCPHCGEVSDPFGIGGAEAAARELGIPFLGRIPLDISIRTASDEGVPPALTDGPIGLAFGQIAGKVASWIDSQRSAG, encoded by the coding sequence ATGGTTGATGTTCAAAAAATCCAGTCCGCAATCGAACAGGTTGCAGGGGAACGGGCAAGCGGTCTCAAACTTGCAGACGACAAGGTTTCGCTGGTGCTCGATGTTGCCGGGCTTGGCGCGCAGCAACGCGAACAACTCGCGCAAGAATTGCACCGGGTGATGGAGGCAGCGGCCCCCGGCTGCGCCATCCGGATATTGCAGACCGCCGAACGGATCGTGCCCCGGTTGATAGCAGTAGCGAGCGGCAAAGGCGGGGTTGGCAAATCGACCTTGTCGACCAATCTGGCTGTCGCGATGCGCAGGGCAGGGCGTGCGGCGGGCCTCGTCGATGCCGACATTTATGGCCCGTCACAGCCGCGGCTGCTGGGCGTTGAAGGCGTGAAGCCAGAGGCTGAGGGCAAGAAACTGGTCCCAACGGTCGGTGCAGGCGGCGTTCCCTTTTTGTCGATGGGGCAACTGGCGGCACCGGGACAGGCCATCGCATGGCGGGGGCCGATGGCGGGTCAGGCCCTGTCGCAACTGGTCGATGCGGTTTGGGGGGACGTCCGCGACATCGTTGTCGATATGCCGCCGGGGACTGGCGACATCCAGTTGTCGATGATTCAGAAACACAAGCCGGTCGGTGCGGTGATTGTTTCAACCCCTCAAGACCTTGCATTGATGGATGCAACCCGCGCGATTGCCTTTTTTGAAACCGCCAAGGTTCCGATCATCGGGCTGGTCGAAAATATGGCAGGCTATGTCTGTCCGCATTGCGGCGAAGTCAGCGATCCGTTCGGCATCGGCGGGGCGGAAGCCGCGGCGCGCGAGTTGGGCATTCCCTTTCTGGGGCGCATTCCGCTGGACATCTCCATCCGCACGGCAAGCGACGAAGGCGTGCCTCCGGCGTTGACAGATGGTCCAATCGGTCTCGCATTCGGCCAGATTGCAGGCAAGGTTGCGTCCTGGATCGACAGTCAACGGAGCGCCGGTTGA
- a CDS encoding xanthine dehydrogenase family protein molybdopterin-binding subunit yields MKKFSDFQPSRRSLLIGGGVGVGLLVAWQFWPREYRPNLAADEGEYVFGSWLKIAEDGKITIAIPQSEMGQGVYTSLAQIVAGELGADWRTVAVQPALNSPLFANDLFVREWRSAMIPAAVGGFGGSAMLDDWSERWAENNSFMITAGSTSIRQFEMPCRMAGAAARVMLCQAAAARWDTLWENCETGGGFVFFGKKKIAFAELVADASGYDVPDPVPLRPTPQNGLSGKEVLRLDVAAKVDGSANFAGDIRLPDMLYASVRAGPIGDTHLKEIDRAGAAGIKGLVDVVRTDTWVATLATNWWAANKALDAIAPVFSTKGRMPESPSISEALERALNKGPGARLVDVGSVDASLEKSAGTRVFKSQYAVQAALHAPIETRSATAEYRNGRLTLWLATQAPEAARLAAAKAIGIEPDAVAIIQMMAGGSFGRNLESQIAAQVAVLAKHVDRPVQLIWSRPEDFMRDAVRPPAHARMTAAMGRGGRIEGLAVRIAVPATARQQWRRLQGDSAVDAIADTSDAHDPLAIDGAMPPYAIPNLTVDHFPVDLPLPTGLWRGNAHSYTAFFVESFINELAAAAGVEPLSYRMQMLVGQTRLARCLTTVATLSGWDGGAGASGKGLACHSMYGSYIAVIASARTGDQGVRVDRISAAVDCGRLINPEIARQQIEGGIIFGLAQALGSATEYENGLPVARRLRDIDLPVLADIPEIEVEFIRSDEEPGGVSELGVPAVAPAIANALFSAAGVRLRELPLLSRGL; encoded by the coding sequence TTGAAAAAATTTAGCGATTTTCAGCCGTCTCGGCGCAGCCTTTTAATCGGCGGCGGTGTGGGCGTCGGCCTTCTGGTCGCGTGGCAGTTCTGGCCGCGCGAATATCGCCCCAATCTCGCTGCCGACGAAGGCGAATATGTGTTCGGCAGCTGGCTGAAAATTGCTGAAGATGGCAAGATCACCATTGCCATTCCGCAAAGCGAAATGGGGCAGGGTGTCTATACCTCACTGGCGCAAATTGTCGCTGGCGAACTGGGAGCAGACTGGCGCACGGTAGCAGTTCAGCCAGCGTTGAATAGCCCGCTTTTCGCAAATGATCTGTTTGTCAGGGAATGGCGCTCCGCCATGATACCGGCCGCTGTGGGCGGTTTTGGGGGCAGTGCTATGCTCGATGACTGGAGCGAGCGCTGGGCTGAGAATAACAGTTTCATGATAACGGCTGGGTCGACCTCTATTCGCCAGTTCGAAATGCCCTGTCGTATGGCTGGTGCGGCGGCGCGCGTAATGTTGTGTCAGGCCGCCGCCGCGCGATGGGATACGCTGTGGGAGAATTGCGAAACCGGTGGCGGCTTTGTCTTTTTCGGCAAAAAGAAGATCGCATTTGCCGAACTGGTCGCTGACGCATCGGGCTATGACGTGCCCGATCCTGTGCCACTGAGGCCGACACCGCAAAACGGCCTTTCGGGCAAAGAAGTATTGCGGCTCGATGTTGCAGCCAAAGTTGACGGCAGTGCCAATTTTGCCGGCGACATCCGGCTTCCGGACATGCTGTATGCGTCAGTCCGGGCTGGGCCGATTGGCGATACGCATCTCAAGGAAATTGATCGTGCAGGGGCTGCGGGAATTAAGGGTCTGGTTGATGTCGTGCGCACCGACACATGGGTGGCAACGCTTGCGACCAATTGGTGGGCTGCCAACAAGGCGCTTGATGCGATTGCTCCGGTGTTTTCGACCAAAGGCCGAATGCCTGAAAGCCCGAGCATCAGCGAGGCACTGGAGCGTGCCCTAAACAAAGGGCCGGGCGCACGCCTGGTTGATGTCGGATCGGTCGATGCTTCGCTTGAAAAGTCGGCAGGCACACGGGTTTTCAAAAGCCAATATGCGGTGCAGGCCGCACTGCACGCGCCGATTGAAACACGCAGTGCAACAGCGGAATATCGTAACGGGCGGCTGACCTTGTGGCTGGCAACGCAAGCGCCCGAAGCTGCGCGACTTGCCGCTGCCAAGGCTATTGGCATTGAACCTGATGCCGTCGCCATAATTCAGATGATGGCGGGCGGCAGCTTTGGCCGAAACCTTGAATCGCAAATTGCCGCGCAGGTTGCGGTACTGGCAAAACATGTCGATCGTCCGGTGCAGCTGATCTGGTCAAGGCCGGAAGATTTTATGCGCGATGCGGTACGTCCGCCGGCGCATGCACGCATGACGGCGGCAATGGGGCGCGGCGGACGGATTGAAGGACTGGCTGTCCGTATTGCCGTTCCAGCGACAGCGCGGCAGCAATGGCGCCGTCTGCAGGGCGACAGTGCCGTGGATGCCATTGCCGACACCTCGGATGCCCATGATCCACTGGCCATTGATGGGGCGATGCCACCTTATGCCATCCCCAATTTGACGGTCGATCATTTCCCGGTCGATTTGCCGCTGCCGACCGGCTTGTGGCGCGGGAACGCGCACAGCTACACGGCGTTTTTTGTTGAGAGTTTCATCAACGAACTGGCTGCTGCCGCTGGCGTCGAGCCGCTTTCCTACAGGATGCAGATGCTGGTCGGCCAGACGCGGCTCGCCCGTTGTCTGACAACGGTCGCCACGCTGTCAGGCTGGGATGGGGGCGCAGGGGCCAGCGGCAAGGGGCTGGCCTGCCATTCGATGTACGGCAGTTACATCGCGGTCATCGCTTCGGCGCGAACCGGCGACCAGGGCGTGCGGGTTGACCGGATATCGGCGGCTGTCGATTGCGGTCGGTTGATCAATCCGGAAATTGCCCGTCAGCAGATTGAAGGCGGTATCATCTTTGGTCTCGCACAGGCGCTGGGGTCTGCGACAGAATATGAAAACGGCCTTCCGGTTGCGCGCCGGTTGCGCGACATCGACTTGCCGGTACTTGCCGATATTCCGGAGATTGAAGTCGAATTCATCCGCAGCGATGAAGAACCGGGAGGCGTGAGCGAGCTTGGTGTACCCGCCGTGGCCCCTGCGATTGCCAACGCGCTCTTTTCCGCCGCCGGGGTTCGACTACGGGAACTCCCCTTATTGTCGCGCGGATTGTAA